A window of the Oncorhynchus kisutch isolate 150728-3 unplaced genomic scaffold, Okis_V2 Okis02a-Okis13b_hom, whole genome shotgun sequence genome harbors these coding sequences:
- the LOC116359334 gene encoding CKLF-like MARVEL transmembrane domain-containing protein 8, with the protein MEGAATRTVITSTSSSTENFSNPTLVYERQFLRTASGLLVFAEIVFGLLVWMLIAGTEYFRVSAFGWVMFVAILYWVLTVIFLIIYLTMAYNRIPQVPWTTVGLFFNSSATVMYVVAAAVDAASISHAVKGRHNYNCWVASTFFAFLVTLCYAGSTYLSFKFWRLEG; encoded by the exons ATGGAAGGAGCAGCGACGCGCACTGTGATAACGTCTACCAGCAGCAGCACGGAAAACTTTTCCAACCCTACTCTGGTTTACGAGAGGCAGTTTCTTCGCACTGCTTCGGGGCTCCTCGTTTTCGCAGAAATA GTGTTTGGTCTGCTGGTATGGATGCTGATAGCAGGGACGGAGTACTTCCGTGTGTCTGCCTTTGGGTGGGTTATGTTTGTGGCCATCTTGTACTGGGTCCTGACGGTCATCTTCCTCATCATCTACCTGACCATGGCTTACAACAGGATCCCTCAGGTCCCCTGGACAACTGTG GGTCTGTTCTTCAACAGTAGTGCTACAGTGATGTATGTGGTGGCAGCAGCAGTGGACGCAGCCTCAATTAGCCATGCTGTTAAGGGACGCCATAACTACAACTGCTGGGTAGCATCCACA TTCTTTGCCTTCCTGGTCACGCTCTGCTATGCAGGAAGTACATATTTAAGTTTTAAATTCTGGCGGCTCGAGGGATGA